From the genome of Tsukamurella pulmonis:
TACGCGGGAGCGCTGCACCGTCGTCGACTCACCGGTACTCGCGCACTAGAACCTGTCGGTGCGCTGTGGCACCGTCGGGGCATGGCGGACCGGCAGCAGCAAGAGAAGATCGACGCCGCGGCGCGGGCCGCGGAATAGGATCGAAGCATGCGCCTGCGCGACCATCCGATCATCGAGGTCTCCCGAGAGCTTCCATGCTCGCCGGCGGAGGCGTGGCGCCTCGTCACCGACATCACGCTCCCCACGCGCGCGGAAGGGGAGCTGCAGCACGCGGAATGGCTCGACGGAGCCGACGGCGTCGCCGTGGGAGCGCGGTTCCGTGGGCACAACGCCGACCCGGAGATCGGTGAATGGTTCACCGAGCCCGAGGTCACCGAGGTCGAGGACGGCCGGCGCTGGGTCTGGCGCGTGGGCCCTGCCGATGATCCGTTGGCCACGTGGGGATTCGAGGTCGAACCCGTCGAGGGCGGCGCGCTGGTGCGGCAGTGGGCGCGCGCCGGAACGGGGACCTCGCCCCTGAGCGAGTACATCGCGGAGCACCCGGATCAGGAGGCCCGGATCATCGACTTCCGCCTCGGCCTCTGGCGCGACTACATGCGGGCCAATCTCGACCTCCTCGCGCGCGAGGTGGGCTGACGTGCCCGCCGGCTTCGCCCTCTTCGACACCGCTGTGGGGCGGTGCGGGATCGCCTGGGGCGCCGACGGTGCCGTGACCGCCGTCCGACTGCCGGAGGAGTCCGATCAGGCCACCGCGCAGCATCTCGGCGAGGGCGCGGAGCCGGCCGCGCCGCCGCCCGCGATCGAACGCGTGATCACGGCCGTCGTCGACCTGGTCTCCGGCACGAACCTCGACGACGATCTCGCCTGGGTGCCCCTGGACATGCAGGGGCTCACGGACTTCCAGCGCTCCGTCTACGACGTGGCCCGCCGGATCCCGCCCGGAGTCACCCGTACCTACGGCGAGATCGCCACGGAGATAGGCCTTCCCGGTTCCGCACGCGCCGTCGGTCGGGCGCTGGGCGAGAACCCCTTTCCCCCGGTCGTGCCCTGCCACCGGGTGACCGCCGCGAACGGCAGGACGGGCGGCTTCTCCGCCGGCGGCGGCGTCACGACCAAGATGCGCCTGCTCTCCACCGAGCAGGCCGTCCTCGGGCTCTGGTGAACTCTTCCGCGCGTCCCGCCGTTGGTTTGCTGGTTCTGCTCACGATGTCCCCCAGCTCGGGACGGGGCGCCGCGATGTTTCGTCGGCGCGTCACGGGGATGCCCTGCGACGGCGCCGACGAGGTATGCGCCGCACGCATGGCCTCCGGTCGACACACCGTGACCCGGTCCGGCCGAGCGGCGACGGGCCTACTTCCGCAGGCGCTCGCGCCGGAGCAGCTCGACGTCCGGCAGGTCCAGCGGCTCGAGCGAACGCCCGGTCGCGCGGGCCAGCAGATGATCGGCCAACTCCGGGTTCCGCGCGAGGGCCGGGCCGTGCATGTAGGTGCCGAGCACGCTGCCCTGGACGACCCCGTCGACCGCGGCGCCCGCGCCGTTGCCCGTGCCCCGGACCACGCGCATCAGCGGCGCGGCGTCCGGGCCGAGAGCCGAACCGCCGCGGTGGTTCTCGAAACCGCTCAGCGGCTGGGTGAGCCCGTCGATCAGCGGCACGCCCTCGATCTCGCCGATCGAGCGGGTCGCCTGCGGGGTCGTGGTCAGGTCGAAGAGCGAGATGCCGTCGACACGCTCGCCCTCGGACGTCTCGTACCAGTGGCCGAGCACCTGGATCGCCGCGCAGATCGCGAGCACGGGCGCGCCCTTGGCCGCGGCCTCCTGCATGCCCGGGTACTGGGTCAGGTGGCGGGTCGCCAGGCGTTGCGCGTAGTCCTCGGCGCCGCCGAGGGTGTAGATGTCGCAGGTCGCGGGCACCGGATCGGCCAGCGTGATCGGCAGGACCTCGGCGTCGATGCCGCGCAGCCGCGCCCGCTGGCGCAGCACCAGGGCGTTGCCGCCGTCGCCGTAGGTGCCCATCACATCGGGCAGCACCAGGCCGATGACCAGGGTGGACTCGGTGATCCGAGCCTCGGATCCGGAGAAGTCGATCACGCGCGCCGCCCTTCCAGTGCCGTGTTCAGGTCGCGGAACGCGGTGTAGTTGGCGAGGACTTCGACCCGTCCGGGCGGGCACGAGGCGATCGCCGCGAGGGGATCGGCGACGAGCGAGTGCTCCGCCCCGGCGTAGGTCAGGCGCACCGCGAGGTCGGCCCCGCGCTCGCCCGACGCCACGACCTTGCCGTTGTCGAACCGCTCGAACTGCACGTCCCACAGCCACGAGAGGTCCTCACCGTCGGGGACCTGTCCGTTCACGGCGATCACCAGTCCCTCGGCGGTGCCGTCGATCATCGACATGGCCTCCTGCCAGCCGGCGGGGTTCTTCGCGAGCAGCATCCGGACGGTGTGCTCGCCGACGATCACCGTCGAGTAGCGGCCCGCGACCTCGCCGACGGTGCCGACGGCCTCGACCGCGGCCCGCGGGTCGGCGCCCATTGCGACCGCGGCGGCCACTGCCTGCGCGGCGTTGCCGCGGTTCGCCCGACCGGGCAGTTTCAGATCCAGCGGCGCGACGAAACCGTCCGGCCCGTGGATGGAGGTGTCGTCGACCCACCAGTCGGGCTCCGGGCGGGAGAAGTCGGTCCCCGTCGAGTACCAGTGCGCGCCGTCGCGGACGATGGGCTCGCCCGAGCGGGGGCACGAGGTGGAGTCGCTGGTCCAGCCCGCGCCGGCCGCGACCCAGACCACGTTCTTCGCGTCGTACGCGACGGAGGTCACGAGCACGTCGTCGCAGTTCGCGATCACGGTCAGCTCGGGGTGCGCCTCGACGCCCGCGCGCAGCCTGCGCTCGATGGCGTTGATCTCGCCGACGCGGTCGAGCTGGTCGCGCGAGAGGTTGAGCAGGACGAGCGCCTCGGCGTCGGTGGCGTCGAGCACGTGCGGCACGTGCAGTTCGTCGACCTCGAGGGCGGCGAGCGGCGCGCGCTGGTGTGCGGTGAGGGTGGCGACGATGCCGGCGTCCATGTTCGCCCCGTCGGCCTGCGTGGCGACCTCGCGGCCGAGCGTGCCGAGTGCGGCCGCGGTCATCCGGGTGGTGGTCGACTTGCCGTTGGTGCCGGTCACCACGACGGTGCGTTTGCCCGCGGCCAGTCGGGACATCAGATTCGGCTCGATCTTGAGCGCGACCAGGCCGCCGATCATCGAGCCCTTGCCGCGCCCGGCGCGCTGCGACGCCCAGGCTGCGGATCGGGCGGCGAGCAGCGCCGCGCGGGCGCGGAGGGGGAGTCCGGGCATGCGCTCCAGGATAGGGCAAGCTGGATTCATGGCTGAACTGCACGAGGACCGGCGGCGGGCGCTCTCGTTCGGGGCGATCGCCGAGGATTACGACCGGCTGCGCCCCCGCTACGCGGACGTCACCGTCGACGCGATCACGACGGGCGCGGGCACCGCCGTCGACGTCGGGGCGGGCACGGGCATCCTGGCACGGCAACTGCGCGAGCGCGGCGTGGAGGTGCTGGCCGTCGAGCCGGATGCCGCGATGGCCGAGGTCGCGCGCGCCTCCGGCGTCCCGGCCGAGGTCGCGACGTTCGAGGACTGGGATGCGCAGGGCCGCACGTTCGACCTGGTCACCTTCGGCCAGTCCTGGCACTGGGTCGACGCCGAGACCGCGATCCCGCGGCTCGCGGACCTACTCGCCCCGGGCGGGCGTGTGGTGCTGTTGTGGAACAAGCTGCGGCCGTGCCGCCCGTCGAACGACGCGCTGCGTGCCGCGAGCGAGGACTACGTCAACGTCGAGGCCGCGGGCGCCGGCACCGCCCACGATCAACTGTTCGCGATGGCGCAGCTTCGCCGTCGGTTCGAGGAGGCGGGCTTCGTCGTGACCGAGCGCGAGGACGGCTGGGTCGAGACGCAGCCCAAGGAGCGCTGGCTGGACCTGGTCTTCACGTACTCAGGGCACTCAACCCTGCCGGACGACCGCCGGGTCGCGCTGCGTGCCGCGCTCGCCGAGGTCATCGGCGACGGTGACGTCGAGCTCTCGGCCGGCACCACCGCCCTCATCGCCACCCGGTAGCGGCGACGGCCGCCGCAGCATGCCGAGCAGGCAGCCGGCGATGACCGTCCCGGCGCCGGCCAGCGCGAGCGCCGTCGGGTGCTCGCCGAGCACGACCGCGCTCGCGGCGATCCCGACGACCGGGACCAGCAGCGTGGCCGGCGCGACGGTCGAGGCGGGGTAGCGGGCCATCAGCGCGCCCCACAGCCCGTACCCGACGACGGTGCTGAGGATCGCGATGTACGCCACACCCAGCAGAGCCAGACGACCCTCGGTGCCGTCGAGGCTGTGCGCCAGGGCCTTCCACCCTGTGGTGGGGCCCTCCACGGCGGCGCTGAGCGCCAGCATCGGCAGGGGCGGGATCACCGACATCCACAGGGTGAAGCGGAAGGGCTCCGACGGTGCCGCCAGCCGCTGCCCGATGTTGCCGAACGCCCAGCTCAGGCCTCCCAACAGGGTGAGCGCGACGCCGAGGACGCCGACGCCCGCCGCGGCGTCCGCGCGGTCGGCGATGATCAGGCCCATCCCGACGACCGCGATCCCGATGCCGACGATCTGCCGGACGGCCAGCTTCTCGTGCAGCAGCACGGCGCCGAGCAGGACGGTGAACGGCGCCGAGGACTGCAGCACCAGCGAGGCCAGGCCGGTCGGCATCCCGATGTGCATGGCGGTGAACAACAGGCCGAACTGGAAGGTGCCCGAGCCGATGCCGTAGAGCAGCAGCCACTTCACCGGCCCCTTCGGCGGGCGCACGAACAGCAGCACCGGGAGCGCGAGAACCAGGAAGCGCAGCGCGCCCAGGAACAGCGGCGGGAAGTAGTCCAGGCCGTAGCGGATGGCGAGGAAGTTCAGTCCCCACAGCACGACGACGAACAGGGCGACGAGGCGGTGGCGGGGGGTCATGCATTCCACTGTCGCGCCCCTGGACCGGAAGAACAATCGAATACTTCTTGAGCGTCCATGTAGCGTGGCTACATGGACGTGCACCGGCTCCGGATCCTTCGCGAACTGGCCGATCGCGGCACCGTCGCCGCGACGGCACGGGCGATGGACATGACCCCGTCGGCGGTCTCCCAGCAACTCAAGGTGCTCGCACGGGAGGCGGGCGTCGATCTGCTCGAGCCCGACGGCCGGCGCGTGCGCCTCACCGACGCCGGTCTCGCGCTGGTGGTCCGCGCGGAATCGGTGCTGGGCGAACTGGATCGGGCTCGCGCGGAGATGGATCGGTACCGCTCGACCCCCGTCGGCGTCGTCCGGCTCACACTCTTCCCGTCGGCCGCGGAGCTGCTGCTGCCGGGCGTGCTGCGGCGCACCGCCGCCGCCGGAGTGCAGGTGGCCGCGGCGGACGCGGACCTGCCGGGCACCGAGCTGCCGGCGATGCTCGCGGATGCGGACGTGGTGGTCGCGCACCGTGACGAGCGGGCCGGCCCGCTGGGCGGACCCCGGATCGCCTCCCGCGTGCTCATGCGGGAGCCGATCGACCTGGTGGTTCCGGTGGACCACCCGTTCGCCGAGGCGGGCCGGGTCGACGCGACGCAGCTCGCCGACCTCGACTGGATCAGCGTGCGCGACGGCTTCCCCGTCGACGACGTGCTCCGCTCCCTCGCCACGATCACCGGCGTGCAGCCGCGGGTGGTGCAGCGCATCAACGACTTCCACACGATCCAGGCCATGGTGGCGGCCGGGCTCGGGGTCGCGCTCGTCGCGCGCCACGCGGTGACCCACCCCGGAGTCCGGGGGCTCGAGATCGCCGGTGTGCTGGCCGCCCGCATTCTCGAGGCGGCGACGCGGCCCGGGGCTGAACGCCGGCCCGCCGTCGCGGCGGTGCTGCGCGCGCTCGACGAGGAGGTCGCGGCGGTGGGTTGACGCCGGTGTCGAAGTCATCCCATGATTCGAGTGATGACGTCGAGCTCGCAAGTCGCCGCCCCGCCCGCGCTCCGGGCCGTCGGCGCCCTGACGTGCGCCGCCGCCCTGATCACGATGGGCATCTGCCTGCGACTGATCTTCGGCAGCTCGTCGGCCGTGCTCGCGGAGATCCGGGACGCGTACGGACTGAGCGGCGCCGAGGTCGCGCTCCTCACCACCGGCCCCGTGCTCTGCCTCGGGCTGTTCTCGGCCGCCGCGCCGCGTCTGGCCCACCGGTACACGGCCGTGGTGGTGGCGACCGCCGCCGTCGCGATGGTCGCGCTCGGCAGCGCGCTGCGGATCGCGCCCAGTTGGACGGTGCTCCTCGGCGGCACGCTGCTCGCCGGCGCCGGGATCGCCCTGGGCAACGTCCTCGGGCCGGTGCTGGTGCGGATCTTCTTCCCGCACCGCCTCGGGCTGATGACCGGCCTGTTCACCGCGATGGTGTGCCTGTCCACCGGGTTCGCCTCGGCGCTCACGGTTCCCGGTGCGACGGCGCTCGGCGGCAGTTGGCGCGGTGCCCTGGCCCTGTGGGCGATCCCCGCGCTCGCCGCCGCGGCACTGCTCACGGTGGTCACCGTGCGCTACCTCGCCTTCCGCCGGAGCGTCCCCGAGTCCGACGGTGCCGCCGAGACCGGAGCCGCCCGGACGGTGCTGCGCAGTCCGGTGGCCTGGGCGGTCACCGGGTTCATGGGGCTGCAGTCGCTGCAGGCCTACGCCCTGATCGGCTGGATCCCCACCATCTACCGCGACCGGGGCCTGTCGGCGCAGACCGGTGGCGCCATGCTGGCGATCGGCGGCCTGCTCAGCGTGGTGACCGCGCTCAGCTTCCCGCAGTGGGCCGCGCGTCGCCGCGAGCAGCGGACCGTCGCGGTGGCGGCCGTTGGGCTGCAGGCGATCGGCGTGTTCGGCGTGCTCGCCTTCGGTACCGGGATCGGTGCCTGGATCGCGAACGTCTTCGTCGGCTTCGGCCTGGGGGCGATGATCTCGCTGGCCGTCACGATGATGAACCTGCGCGCCGCCACCACCGCGCAGGCGGTCTCGCTGTCCGCGATGTCGCAGACGGTGGGCTACCTGCTCGCCGCCTGGGGGCCGATGCTCATGGGCGTCCTGCACGGCGTGCACGACGACTGGACGCTCCCGCTGGTCGGCCTGCTGATCCTGCTGGTGCCGCTCCTGTTGTGCGGGCTCGTCGCCGGTGGGAACAAGAGCGTCGGAAGTGCTGGGGCCGACGACGGGGCGGGGGCGCGGGCGCGCACGTAAGGTGGGCGCATGAGCGAACACGACGCCCCGGATGCGATCGTCGTCGGTGCGGGACTCGCGGGCCTGGTGGCCGCGTACGAGCTGTCGCGAGCGGGACGCCGGGTCCTCATCGTCGACCAGGAGAACCGCAACAATCTCGGCGGCCAGGCGTTCTGGAGCCTCGGCGGCCTGTTCCTGGTGGACTCGCCGGAACAGCGGCGCCTCGGCATCAAGGACTCCTTCGAGCTGGCGTGGCAGGACTGGACGGGCTCGGCGGGCTTCGACCGTGAGGACGAGGACCGCTGGCCCCGGCAGTGGGCCCGGGCCTACGTCGAGTTCGCCACCCACCGCAAGCGCGACTACCTGCGCCGCCTCGGCCTCGGTTTCACCCCGGTGGTCGGCTGGGCGGAGCGGGGCGGCGGCACCGCCGACGGCCACGGCAACTCCGTCCCGCGCTTCCACCTCACCTGGGGCACCGGCCCCGAGGTGGTGCGGGTCTTCCGCGAGCCGGTCGAGCGCGCGGAGGCGAAGGGGCTGGTGCGCTTCGCCTTCCGGCACCGCGTCGACGAGCTGATCACCGGTGCCGACGGCGCGATCGTCTGTGTCCGCGGCGCGGTCCTCGAGCCCACGGACCTCGAGCGCGGCGTGGCCAGCAGCCGGGAGACGGTCGGGGAATTCGAGTTCCGCGCACCGACGGTGCTCGTCACCTCGGGCGGCATCGGCCACAACTTCGATCTCATGCGCCAGTACTGGCCCGCCGAGCGCCTCGGCCCGTTCCCGCGGCACATGATCGCCGGCGTGCCCGCGCACGTCGACGGGCGCATGCTCGCGATCTCCGAGGAGGCAGGCGCGAACATCGTGAACCGCGACCGCGTCTGGGCCTACACCGAGGGCATCCACAATTGGGACCCGATCTGGCCCGACCACGCGATCCGCATCATCCCGGGGCCCTCGTCCCTGTGGTTCGATGCGAACGGCAACCGGTTCACGGCGCCGAACTTCCCTGGATTCGACACCAACGCCACGATGAAGGCGATCCTCGAGACCGGTTACGACTACTCGTGGTTCGTGCTCACGCAGACGATCATCGAGAAGGAGTTCGCGCTCTCGGGGTCGGAGCAGAACCCCGACATCACCGAGAAGGACCTGAAACTCGCCCTCGGGCGGGTGAAGTCGAAGGGGGCGCCGGGCCCGGTCGAGGCGTTCAAGCAGCACGGCGAGGACTTCGTCGTCGCCGACACCCTGGAGGAACTGGTCGCGGGTATGAACGCGATCGGCCGCGGCGGGCACGTCGAACTCGAACACCTGCGTACCCAGATCGAGGCGCGCGACCGTGAGACCGCCAACGCGTTCAGCAAGGACGCCCAGCTGCAGGCGATGCACAACGCGCGGAACTATCTGGGCGACAAGGTGGTCCGTGTCGCCAAGCCGCACCGCATCCTGGACCCCGCGCACGGGCCGCTCATCGCGGTGCGCCTGAACATCCTCTCCCGCAAGACCCTGGGCGGGCTCGAGACCGACCTCTCGGCGCGCGTCCTCGGGGCCGACGGTGCGCCCGTGCCCGGCCTGTACGCCGCCGGTGAGGTCGCCGGGTTCGGCGGCGGCGGTGTGCACGGGTACAACGCACTGGAGGGCACGTTCCTCGGCGGATGCATATTCTCGGGGATGACGGCGGGCCGCGCGGCAGCGGCCGCCACCGGTGGACGGAAGGGAGTGAGGGCGTGAGCGGACGTACCGCACTGGTGACCGGGGCGACTTCCGGCATCGGCTACGAGACGGCGAAGCTGCTGGCACAGAAGGGGTATCGAGTTCTCGGTACCAGTCGTGATCCGGAGACGATCGCGGCGGACAAGCGGATCCCCGGGGTGGAGTACCTGGCGCTGGATCTGGCCGACCGGGATTCGGTCGCGGCCTGTGCCGCCGCGGCCGGCCACGTCGACGTCGTGGTCAACAACGCGGGCGAGAGCCAGTCCGGCCCGCTGGAGGAGCTCCCCGCGGACGCCGTGGACCGCCTCTTCCAGACGAACGTCTTCGGCGCGGTGCAGCTGACGCAGCGCCTGCTCCCGGCGATGCGCGAGCAGCGCTACGGCCGCGTGATCATGGTCGGCTCGATGCTCGCCAGCTTCCCGCTCGCCTACCGCGGCTCCTACGTCGCGGCGAAGGCCGCGCTCAAGGGCTTCGCCTCCGCCGCGCGCCAGGAGCTCTCACCCTTCGGCGTCGCGGTGACCACCGTCGAACCCGGCTCGATCGCGACCGGCATCGGCGAGCGGCGCACCAAGTACATCGCCGACAACTCGGTGTACCGCACCGACTTCGACACGATGATCGAGAACCTCGATGCCAATGAGCGTGCGGGCATCACCCCGAAGCAGGTGGCGGAGGTGATCGTGAAGGCGATCGAGGCGGACAAGCCCCGCGAGTTCGCCGCGGTGGGCAGCAACGCGCCGCTGGTCTTCCTGCTCAAGCGCCTGGTGCCCGTCGAGGTCGTCTCGAGCATCGTCGCGCGCAAGCACGGACTCAAGCGGTAGTGTCCGAATCGTGCACGTCCTGATCGAGCCGACCCAGCGCTATCTCGCGTGCGTGGTGTGCGGTTGCACCACGTTCGATCGGCGGGAGGTGAAGATGAACACCACCGGTGCTTCCTTCCTCGGCTTCGACTGGGCCAATAGGTCCGGGGACGGAGCGATCTGCACGGCGTGCGGGTACGTCCACACGTTCCTCGGTCCCGGGCACAGCTGGGTGAACGCGACCCCGTAGCGCTGGTCTCCGAGGCAGCGCCGACACGATCTACTACATAGTGTCGTAGATCACTGGATTTTATCTTGCACGTAATCTGCATATTTCAATAGCCTGGTCACGTGAGGCTCACAGGATTCAGCGACGTCGGACTACGGATCTTGATCCGGCTCGCCGTCGCGGAGGACGGGGACCGGCTCTCGACCCGCGACATCGCCGCCGAGATGCAGGTGTCCTACGCCCATGCGACGAAGGCGTGCGCACACCTGTCCGCCCGCGGATGGATCGAGGCGGATCGCGGCCGCGGCGGGGGCGTCACGCTCACTGCGTCCGGCCGTGCCGCTGCGCTCGGCGACGTCGTGCGCTCCCTGGAGGGCGACGACGACGGCGAGCTCATCGATTGCGCGGGCCTGGGGTGCCCACTCCGGTCCGCGTGCCGGCTCCGGTCCGCCCTCGCCACCGCGCGCGCGGCGTTCTACGCGTCGCTGAACACCGTCACCGTGGCCTCGCTGGCGCAACCGCCCACTCGAGCGGTCGTGCTCGAACTCACGAACCGATAAGGATGCTCACGATGCTTTCCGCAGCCCACAGGGAAATCGTTTCCGCCACACTGCCGCTCGTCGGCGGTGCCATCGCCGAGATCACTCCGGTGTTCTACCGCCGCCTGTTCGCCGCGCACCCGGAACTCGAGCGGGACCTGTTCAACCGTGGCAACCAGGCCAACGGCGCCCAGCAGGCGGCACTCGCGGGCGCCGTCGCGATGTACGCCACGATGCTGGTCACCGAGGACGCGCAGGAGCGCGCCCTGATCGAGCGGATCGCGCACAAGCACGCCTCGCTGGGCGTGCCGCCGTCCGCCTATCCGGTGGTGTACGAGCACCTCTTCGCCGCCATCGTCGAGATCCTCGGTGCCGACACCGTGACGGCGCCCGTCGCGGAGGCGTGGACGGCCGTCTACTGGGCCATGGCCGACGAGCTGATCGGTCGCGAGCGCGAGCTGTACGCCGAGGCCGACACCACGCCGGAGACGACCTGGATGCCCGTCGTCGTGACGGAGCGCGTGCAGCAGTCGCCCGCCACCGTCGCCCTGACGCTGGCCGCACCCGACGGCTCGTCGCTCCCGACTTTCCGTGCCGGGCAGTACGTCTCCGTCGCCGTCGTCCTGCCCGACGGTGCCCGCCAGATCCGGCAGTACAGCCTCTCCCACGCCGCGGGAGCGGATCGCTGGCGGATCTCGGTGCGCCGCGAGGGCGAGGTCTCGTCGCATCTGCACGAGTACGCCTTCGAGGGCGACGTGCTGCAGGTGTCCCATCCGTTCGGCGACGTCTACCTCGACAGTGATCCGGCGACGCCGCTGCTGCTCGCCTCGGCGGGCATCGGCATCACCCCGGTGCTGGGGATGCTCTACGCGCTCGAGGCGGAGCAGCAGGGGCGCGCGGTCACCGTCGTCCACGCCGACCGCACCCGCGCGACGCACGCCCATCGTGCCGAGCTCGCCGAGCTCGTCGGGCGGATCCCGGACGCCCGGCTGATCACCTACTACGATCGGCTGCCCGAGGGATACCCGCTGGGCGACGGCGAGCGCCGCGGGCGGATCGACCTGCGCGACATCGATGTTCCGGCGGATGCGAACATCTACCTCTGCGGGCCCCAGCCGTTCATGACCGCACTCGGCGGCCAGCTCGCGGCGGCCGAGGTGGCGCCGGAGCGGATCTACGCGGAGGCCTTCACTCCGGTCTCGCCCGTGAGTGCGTGATCGACTCCTCGAGGATGCGCGCCGCCTCCGGGAAGCGTTCGGGCTGCGGTCCGGCGTAGGCCAGGCGAAGGTGGTTGCCCGTCGGCTCCGCGGGGAACCATTCGTCGCCGGAGCCCACGACGAGCCCGGCGCGCCGGCAGTCGTCGACGACGGTGCCGAGGTCGACCTCCTCGGGCAGGCGCGCCCACAGGGCGAGTCCGCCGCGCGGGACCGCGTCGATCGCGACCGACGGGGCCTCCTCGCGCAGGGAACGCAACAGCAGGTCGCGCCGCTCGCCGAGGCTGTGCGCCAGGCGGCGCAGGTGCGTCCGCCACGCCGGGGCGGTGACCACGTCGAGCGCCACGGCCTGCAGCACGCCGCTGACGTACATCGCGTCCGCCTGCGTGTCGGCGAGGATGCGGTCGCGGGCCGGCCCGCGGGCGATCACCGCCGCCACCCGCACCGCTGGCGCCACGCTCTTGCTCAGCGAGCGGATGTAGACCACGTGGCCGTCGTCGTCCCGCGCGGCGAGGGGCGCGGGCGCCGCGTCGATGCCGAAGTCGCGGGCGTAGTCGTCCTCGATGAGGAAGGCCCCCGCGGTGCGCACGGCGCCGAGGACCGCCGCCGCGCGGTCCGCGTCCCACACGGCCCCGGTCGGACTGGCGAACGTGGGCTGCGCGTAGAACGCACGTGCGCCCGTCTCCGCCAGCACCCGGCGCACGACGTCCGGATCCGGGCCCGACGGTCCGCTCGGAACGGGGACGACCTCGACGCCCGCCTGCTCCGCCGCCAGGATCGCGCCCCAGTAGGTGGGCGATTCCATCACCAACGGTCGCCCCGTGCCGACGAGCGCGCGGAACGCCGTGAGCAGTGCGCCCTGACTCCCGGGGGTGATGACCACGTCCCGGGCTCCGACGGGGCCGATACCCGCCGGTGTGAGGGCCGCCAGCTCCGCCGCGAACCACGACCGCAGTTCAATGACGCCGGCGATGGGTGGCCGGCCGAGCAACGACTCGCTGCGGGATGCGCGCGCCAGAGCCGGCCGCACGAGTCGTTCCGGTAGCAGCTCGCGCGCCGGGTAGCCGGAGTGCAGGCCGATGGCGTCACCGTCCGAGGGCTGCAGCGCGGTGGGCGCGGCGGGGGTGCGTCGGCCCGAGGCGCCCAGCGCGGCGGTCTGCCAGCTGAAATCGACCGCGCGTGTCGCCCGCTCGACGCGAGCGAAAGTGCCGACACCAGGCCTGGTTTCGACTTCTCCGAGCGCAGTGAGGGAGCGCAGTGCCTGCTGCACCGTGACCGGGCTGACCCGATGTTCGGCGACGAGGGCCCGCGTCGACGGCAGCTTGGAACCGGGCGGAGATGCGGCGATCCACCCGCGCAGCGCTGTCGTCAGCCGCGCGCTACTGCTATCGTCAGACATGAAAGACAATGATAGCGCTACTCTCACCAGGCCGTCAGTGATACCGGAGTCGACTCCGGCACGGGCGGGCCTGCTCTGGGGTCTGCTGGGCGTGCTCGCCTTCTCGTTCACGGTGCCCTTCACCCGTCTCGCGGTCGCCGACGGCGGCCTCGATCCGCTGTTCGTCGGCACCGGTCGCGCCGTGGTCGCCGCCCTGCTCGCGGGGACGGCCCTCGTCGTGACCGGGCAGGCGCTGCCGCAGGGGAGGCAATGGCTCCGCGTGGGCGTCGTCGCGCTCGGCGTGGTGGTCGGGTTCCCCGTT
Proteins encoded in this window:
- a CDS encoding FAD-binding dehydrogenase, with protein sequence MSEHDAPDAIVVGAGLAGLVAAYELSRAGRRVLIVDQENRNNLGGQAFWSLGGLFLVDSPEQRRLGIKDSFELAWQDWTGSAGFDREDEDRWPRQWARAYVEFATHRKRDYLRRLGLGFTPVVGWAERGGGTADGHGNSVPRFHLTWGTGPEVVRVFREPVERAEAKGLVRFAFRHRVDELITGADGAIVCVRGAVLEPTDLERGVASSRETVGEFEFRAPTVLVTSGGIGHNFDLMRQYWPAERLGPFPRHMIAGVPAHVDGRMLAISEEAGANIVNRDRVWAYTEGIHNWDPIWPDHAIRIIPGPSSLWFDANGNRFTAPNFPGFDTNATMKAILETGYDYSWFVLTQTIIEKEFALSGSEQNPDITEKDLKLALGRVKSKGAPGPVEAFKQHGEDFVVADTLEELVAGMNAIGRGGHVELEHLRTQIEARDRETANAFSKDAQLQAMHNARNYLGDKVVRVAKPHRILDPAHGPLIAVRLNILSRKTLGGLETDLSARVLGADGAPVPGLYAAGEVAGFGGGGVHGYNALEGTFLGGCIFSGMTAGRAAAAATGGRKGVRA
- a CDS encoding SDR family oxidoreductase; its protein translation is MSGRTALVTGATSGIGYETAKLLAQKGYRVLGTSRDPETIAADKRIPGVEYLALDLADRDSVAACAAAAGHVDVVVNNAGESQSGPLEELPADAVDRLFQTNVFGAVQLTQRLLPAMREQRYGRVIMVGSMLASFPLAYRGSYVAAKAALKGFASAARQELSPFGVAVTTVEPGSIATGIGERRTKYIADNSVYRTDFDTMIENLDANERAGITPKQVAEVIVKAIEADKPREFAAVGSNAPLVFLLKRLVPVEVVSSIVARKHGLKR
- a CDS encoding zinc ribbon domain-containing protein; translation: MHVLIEPTQRYLACVVCGCTTFDRREVKMNTTGASFLGFDWANRSGDGAICTACGYVHTFLGPGHSWVNATP
- a CDS encoding RrF2 family transcriptional regulator, with the translated sequence MRLTGFSDVGLRILIRLAVAEDGDRLSTRDIAAEMQVSYAHATKACAHLSARGWIEADRGRGGGVTLTASGRAAALGDVVRSLEGDDDGELIDCAGLGCPLRSACRLRSALATARAAFYASLNTVTVASLAQPPTRAVVLELTNR
- a CDS encoding globin domain-containing protein; amino-acid sequence: MLSAAHREIVSATLPLVGGAIAEITPVFYRRLFAAHPELERDLFNRGNQANGAQQAALAGAVAMYATMLVTEDAQERALIERIAHKHASLGVPPSAYPVVYEHLFAAIVEILGADTVTAPVAEAWTAVYWAMADELIGRERELYAEADTTPETTWMPVVVTERVQQSPATVALTLAAPDGSSLPTFRAGQYVSVAVVLPDGARQIRQYSLSHAAGADRWRISVRREGEVSSHLHEYAFEGDVLQVSHPFGDVYLDSDPATPLLLASAGIGITPVLGMLYALEAEQQGRAVTVVHADRTRATHAHRAELAELVGRIPDARLITYYDRLPEGYPLGDGERRGRIDLRDIDVPADANIYLCGPQPFMTALGGQLAAAEVAPERIYAEAFTPVSPVSA
- a CDS encoding PLP-dependent aminotransferase family protein, translating into MSDDSSSARLTTALRGWIAASPPGSKLPSTRALVAEHRVSPVTVQQALRSLTALGEVETRPGVGTFARVERATRAVDFSWQTAALGASGRRTPAAPTALQPSDGDAIGLHSGYPARELLPERLVRPALARASRSESLLGRPPIAGVIELRSWFAAELAALTPAGIGPVGARDVVITPGSQGALLTAFRALVGTGRPLVMESPTYWGAILAAEQAGVEVVPVPSGPSGPDPDVVRRVLAETGARAFYAQPTFASPTGAVWDADRAAAVLGAVRTAGAFLIEDDYARDFGIDAAPAPLAARDDDGHVVYIRSLSKSVAPAVRVAAVIARGPARDRILADTQADAMYVSGVLQAVALDVVTAPAWRTHLRRLAHSLGERRDLLLRSLREEAPSVAIDAVPRGGLALWARLPEEVDLGTVVDDCRRAGLVVGSGDEWFPAEPTGNHLRLAYAGPQPERFPEAARILEESITHSRARPE